The Euleptes europaea isolate rEulEur1 chromosome 2, rEulEur1.hap1, whole genome shotgun sequence genome has a segment encoding these proteins:
- the COPS6 gene encoding COP9 signalosome complex subunit 6: MRVPRSRGGFYGGRLGTDPAKMAAAASGGGGSSNGAGMEVDAAAAPAVMASGVTGSVSVALHPLVILNISDHWIRMRSQEGRPVQVIGALIGRQEGRNIEVMNSFELLSHTVEENVVIDKEYYYTKEEQFKQVFKDLEFLGWYTTGGPPDQSDIHVHKQVCEIIESPLFLKLNPMTKHTDLPVSVFESVIDIINGEATMLFAELPYTLATEEAERIGVDHVARMTATGSGENSTVAEHLIAQHSAIKMLHSRVKLILEYVRATETGEIPFNHEILREAYALCHCLPVLSTDKFKTDFYDQCNDVGLMTYLGTITKTCNTMNQFVNKFNILYDRQGIGRRMRGLFF; the protein is encoded by the exons ATGCGTGTTCCCCGGAGTCGCGGCGGTTTCTATGGGGGCCGCCTGGGGACAGACCCGGCCAAGATGGCGGCCGCGGCGAGTGGCGGCGGAGGGAGCAGCAACGGGGCGGGCATGGAGGTGGACGCGGCCG cggCGCCGGCGGTGATGGCCTCGGGCGTGACGGGCAGCGTGTCGGTGGCGCTCCACCCGCTCGTCATCCTCAACATCAGCGACCACTGGATCCGCATGCGCTCGCAGGAGGGGCGCCCCGTCCAAG TCATCGGGGCGCTGATCGGGCGGCAGGAGGGGCGCAACATCGAGGTGATGAACTCCTTCGAGCTGCTCTCGCACACCGTGGAGGAGAACGTGGTGATTGACAAGGAGTACTACTACACCAAGGAGGAGCAGT ttaAACAGGTGTTCAAGGACCTGGAGTTCCTGGGCTGGTACACCACGGGGGGCCCCCCAGACCAGTCGGACATCCACGTCCACAAGCAG GTGTGCGAGATCATTGAGAGCCCCCTCTTTCTCAAGCTGAATCCCATGACCAAGCACACGGAT tTGCCTGTCAGTGTCTTTGAGTCCGTGATTGACATCATCAATGGAGAG GCGACAATGTTGTTTGCGGAGCTGCCGTACACGCTGGCCACGGAGGAGGCTGAGCGCATTGGGGTGGACCACGTGGCACGGATGACCGCAACCGGCAGTGGCGAGAACTCCACAG TGGCCGAGCACCTCATTGCTCAGCACAGCGCCATAAAGATGCTTCACAGCCGCGTCAAACTCATCCTGGAGTACGTTAGAGCCACAGAGACAG GCGAGATCCCTTTCAACCACGAGATCTTGCGAGAGGCCTACGCcctctgccactgcctgcctgtgCTGAGCACTGACAAATTCAAGACCGACTTCTATGAT CAATGCAACGATGTGGGCCTCATGACGTACCTGGGCACCATCACCAAGACCTGCAACACCATGAACCAGTTTGTGAACAAGTTCAACATCCTCTATGACCGCCAGGGCATCGGCCGGCGAATGCGGGGCCTCTTTTTCTGA